The sequence below is a genomic window from Gossypium hirsutum isolate 1008001.06 chromosome A11, Gossypium_hirsutum_v2.1, whole genome shotgun sequence.
TATCTGGAAAACGAGGAAGAACCTTGGAATTTGGTAAAACCTTGAATTCTACTGGAATTTATCCCACATGTTCTATGTGAAAATGGGTATTTTAGAACAAAACAATCAAGTTAGAATAGGAGGCCAATTTCCACTTTAAAAGAATCAAGCAAAATGAGTAAATTGTCTTTTTCCTAATTAAAAAGGTgtgattaattcttttattagttaaaaaagtaaaaattttatgTACTTTCAATAGCCAAGTGCAAAATTAATGGAacacaacataaatatataaatagacaattattcttttataattttaaattccaaAACCGAAAAAATAAGAGagcaaagtttttttaaaaattaatcttattataaattttttatcatatctgtttttttatacaaagcttaaaattattcatatttaCTCCTTCAACTCTTAAaactcttaaataggaggataatgcgtttcaagTATACTCGCTTTTAAATGATCCacttaaaactaattaataaaacaaagtttTTCTATAAGCAAAAAAAATGGGGAATAAAACAGCATAACAACTGGAACTGtatatttacacatttataacAAGCTAAAACAGCctgtttttttccttttgcatACATACATCAAATGGTAAAGATACATGGGGGGCAATTTTacagccttttttttttttgggagcTTCATTCTTCATATCTTAAAAGAATCTCATGTGAAAATTTGGTTCAACTTGATTTATCTACTGCCTACTACATACCTTCAGGGACTTCTTTAATGGTCATGTCTACCATTTCGACGGCATTAAAACAGCCATCGTCGGTGCCGATTGTTGATTGTGAGTCGAGTCCAGACCCTGCTTGTATTTCCTTGAACATTGCCATTACTCGAATCATCGTTGGTCGTTTCGATGGTCGATCATCCAAGCAAGCTGAGGCTATTTTTAAGTGTTGTGAAAGCTCCATCTCAAGGCTTGGGTCCTCGTTGATGAGCTCGGGATCAAAGATGGCGGTTTCTCGAAGTTTAGCATGCTGTTTCACCCACCCAACAAGATTGTTATCCCCGAAATCGGTGGAACCCGTAGGCCTTTTCCCTGTTAGCAACTCGAGCAAAACTACACCGTAACTGTAAACATCACCTTTGGTGGAACATCGAAAACTATGGTAGTATTCAGGGGGAACGTAGCCAGGGGTACCGGCTAATGTACTGACACTTAAATGCGTATCCATAGCACTCATAAGCCTTGCCATCCCGAAATCCGAGACCCTAGCCTCCAAGTTCTCGTCGAGCAGGACATTGCTCGATTTCATATCTCTATGAATTATATGAGGAATGCAGTTATGGTGAAGAAACGCAAGTCCTCTTGCAGCTCCAATGGCGATCTTTCTCCTTGCAGCCCATTGCAGTTTGATCCCGGTTCTCTTTTGATTATGTAAAACGTCTTCTAAGCTTCCGTACCTCATGTACTCGTAAACCAGAAGACGTTCTTCGCCAACTTTACAGTACCCCAAGAGCGGAACAAGGTTACGGTGCTTGATTTTCCCTATGGTTTCCATCTCCGCTGTGAATTCTCGGTCACCTTGGCCACTAATATGTATTAGTTTCTTGATCGCAACAACACTCCCGTCTTTCAGTTGTGCCTTGTATACATCACCGAAACCACCGGAACCGACAAGGCTGTCATTATGGAAGCCATTAGTGGCTTCAAGAAGATCGGCAAACGTGAGCCTCCATAGGGGCTTCTCAAATGCAGCGAGGTTTATGCTCAATGCTTCACGTGCACTGGTTAGCTTCCAACTTGTATTTGCAGTTTCAGAATGCGTAAGACCATCAAGGTAAACATCGAGATCAGAatctttcttgcttcttttcttcgTTTCCACAATGGCTACAATCAAACAGAAGATGCAGAACAGAGAGAACAACAATCCCATTGCAACACTCCCTGCAAGAGAAGCTTGCCTGCGGTTCGACTTTCGATGCTCGGCATTCAAACTAGCTGCCGGATCTTTTTCGCAGGGTTGAAGAGGTACACCACAGAGACCTGAATTGTTTAAGAAATTATTAGCCGGAAATGTTTCCAGCTGACCTTCATCAGGAATCATACCAGATAAAAGGTTATTTGACAGATTAATCTCACTAAGCATGGAAATGCCAGTCATCGATTGTGGAATTGACCCTTCAAGCCGGTTGTATGAAAGATCAAGAATGCCAAGACCCTTTAAGTTGCCAATCTCTTGAGGGATGGCTCCAGATAAATTGTTGTGgcctaaattcaaaataaacagaTTAGACATTGAGCCGACCTCCTTTGGAATAGTCCCGGACAACAAATTGTATGAAAGATCAAGGAAAATCATGGAGCCATTGTTGTTAAAGGTAGGCTGTGTGTGACCGCCGTAAACTCTTGTAAAGTTGCAGGGGTTCCTATCCGAAATTCGATCCAAATCTTCCGATCGAATTCCGGCAAATTCAAGTAAATTTCCAGACCCATGGCACTCTCTGCTTCCATCATTCTTGATATACATATACCTCTTCCCAGCAATGAAATTAACAGCAATCTTACCAGATTGTTTGAAAAGCACATTAGGGATAGTCCCATTTAAGTTATTGGTATTAAGGTCCAACCATATCAAACTTTTACAATCTCCGAGTTCTGGTGGGATTCTTCCATAGAAAGAGTTATTGCTGAGCTTGAGAATCGCAAGACTCGAAAACTTGCCGAACCAAGCCGGAATCTCGCCCGTCAATCGGTTGTTCGACAACGAGACCCAATTCAACTTGGTACAGTTGCTTAAACCAGAAGGTAT
It includes:
- the LOC107899559 gene encoding protein BRASSINOSTEROID INSENSITIVE 1; this translates as MRPFFALGTYFCPLTLSFIATFLVYVEAVGVSSSYYNSKDSQLLLNFKASLADPSLLQNWVPNRDPCSFDGIKCQDSKVSSIQLSYIPLSTDFHFVAAFLLALENLESISLFKANISGNISFPSGSKCSSSLNTLDLSQNTLSGPLSTVSSFASCSNLKVLNLSSNSLELAGNESRGLQLSLQVLDMSFNKISGGNVVPWILYGGCSELKVLALKGNKITGEIDVSNCKELEFLDLSSNNFSTGIPSVGDCSALEHLDISGNKFSGDIGRAISSCVNINFLNLSSNQFSGQFPTLPASNLQRLYLAENDFQGEIPQYLTQACSYLVELDLSFNNLSGQILSGFASCTSLESFDVSSNNFTGNLPIGIFQNMSSLKELGLAFNHFSGPLPESLSTLSNLEALDLSSNNFSGQIPDSLCENPTSRLQVLYLQDNILSGSIPASLSNCSQLVSLHLSVNYLTGTIPSSLGSLSKLKDLKLWLNQLHGGIPQELSKIQTLETLILDFNELTGTIPSGLSNCTKLNWVSLSNNRLTGEIPAWFGKFSSLAILKLSNNSFYGRIPPELGDCKSLIWLDLNTNNLNGTIPNVLFKQSGKIAVNFIAGKRYMYIKNDGSRECHGSGNLLEFAGIRSEDLDRISDRNPCNFTRVYGGHTQPTFNNNGSMIFLDLSYNLLSGTIPKEVGSMSNLFILNLGHNNLSGAIPQEIGNLKGLGILDLSYNRLEGSIPQSMTGISMLSEINLSNNLLSGMIPDEGQLETFPANNFLNNSGLCGVPLQPCEKDPAASLNAEHRKSNRRQASLAGSVAMGLLFSLFCIFCLIVAIVETKKRSKKDSDLDVYLDGLTHSETANTSWKLTSAREALSINLAAFEKPLWRLTFADLLEATNGFHNDSLVGSGGFGDVYKAQLKDGSVVAIKKLIHISGQGDREFTAEMETIGKIKHRNLVPLLGYCKVGEERLLVYEYMRYGSLEDVLHNQKRTGIKLQWAARRKIAIGAARGLAFLHHNCIPHIIHRDMKSSNVLLDENLEARVSDFGMARLMSAMDTHLSVSTLAGTPGYVPPEYYHSFRCSTKGDVYSYGVVLLELLTGKRPTGSTDFGDNNLVGWVKQHAKLRETAIFDPELINEDPSLEMELSQHLKIASACLDDRPSKRPTMIRVMAMFKEIQAGSGLDSQSTIGTDDGCFNAVEMVDMTIKEVPEGM